From the genome of Streptomyces sp. NBC_01116, one region includes:
- a CDS encoding helicase associated domain-containing protein — MYGLGSWVTEQRRAFKAGTLKPWRADLLNEVGTIWPVADASFWKNLTAARDYYAAHGSLACPRGAVWDGVAVGQWIANLRKAGGLGSDPVRADTRRRALEAIDPDWNPRWPVEWRRHYAAARVLLGEEQGPAEVLPGVTVNGLDIGTWIHRQTDPDVWNTLLPEQSERLTALGLTLRSAPAAPAGKGAGAFERGIAALTQYAAPEGRVVVSRAHIEETPHGPVRLGTWMSNTRSRREKLTSEQLAALDVDWATAT, encoded by the coding sequence GTGTATGGGCTGGGCAGTTGGGTCACCGAGCAGCGCCGCGCATTCAAGGCCGGGACCCTCAAGCCGTGGCGCGCCGACCTGCTCAACGAGGTGGGGACGATCTGGCCGGTCGCGGACGCCTCGTTCTGGAAGAACCTCACCGCGGCCCGCGACTACTACGCGGCGCACGGCAGCCTCGCCTGCCCCAGGGGCGCGGTGTGGGACGGGGTGGCGGTGGGCCAGTGGATCGCCAATCTCCGCAAGGCCGGCGGGCTCGGCAGCGACCCCGTACGGGCCGACACCCGGCGCCGGGCCCTGGAAGCGATCGACCCGGACTGGAACCCGCGGTGGCCCGTCGAATGGCGGCGCCACTACGCCGCCGCCCGCGTCCTCCTCGGTGAGGAGCAGGGCCCGGCCGAAGTCCTGCCCGGCGTCACCGTCAACGGACTCGACATCGGCACCTGGATCCACCGGCAGACCGACCCCGACGTCTGGAACACCCTGCTTCCCGAGCAGTCCGAGCGCCTCACCGCACTCGGGCTCACCCTCCGGAGTGCCCCGGCCGCCCCGGCCGGGAAGGGGGCCGGGGCGTTCGAGCGGGGTATCGCCGCGCTCACCCAGTACGCGGCGCCGGAGGGGCGGGTCGTCGTATCGAGGGCGCACATCGAGGAGACACCCCACGGACCCGTCCGGCTCGGCACCTGGATGAGCAACACCCGCAGCCGGCGGGAGAAGCTGACCAGCGAGCAGCTCGCCGCGCTCGACGTCGACTGGGCGACCGCGACCTGA